From a region of the Tenggerimyces flavus genome:
- a CDS encoding DUF1761 domain-containing protein — protein sequence MVATVLATLLARLRVATRAAALPTGALLWLGFQAMAILGSVIHEGYSFGLYVLHTGDALLTTMIMALIVVRKAAP from the coding sequence ATAGTCGCCACGGTCCTAGCCACGCTGCTGGCCCGCCTCCGAGTGGCGACGCGAGCAGCGGCCCTCCCAACGGGAGCGCTGCTCTGGCTGGGCTTCCAAGCCATGGCAATCCTCGGCTCAGTCATCCACGAGGGCTATTCGTTCGGCCTGTACGTCCTCCACACCGGCGACGCCCTCCTGACCACGATGATCATGGCGCTCATCGTGGTGAGGAAGGCAGCACCCTAG
- a CDS encoding HNH endonuclease signature motif containing protein translates to MESTICSNGIAGAAAWSMSDDQLTTALLDNQTALHKHEARRLELIREADGRNLAVTAGAANTQQWVAGMLRVPPAEAGAMVKLASHLDSELPATTQALADGDISVGHARVISRVVTMLPPQISTPELRSRVEATLVERSATFDPVTVRQLGNRLLETVAPDLADQVLEQKLKLDEAHAERGRFFRMSYDETTGTWPVNGRLPKVVGERLKLVLDPLAAPQPGPDGRDTRLPEQRNVDALDEACRRLLADKLVPSHGGNPTQLVVTVTNTGGRTLHTGIELSRKIVDQLMCEADRTYLVKPEDQPGRVTLLTDTEQRLFQGKLRRLLELRDGGCAFPGCDRPPGWCHAHHLTPWSEGGKTSRDNGVLLCGYHHRLIHQGAWTIRLARDGLPEFLPPDWIDPSRTPLRNHRFVPAA, encoded by the coding sequence ATGGAATCGACCATCTGCTCGAACGGCATCGCCGGTGCTGCGGCGTGGTCGATGTCCGACGACCAACTCACCACCGCACTCCTCGACAACCAGACCGCACTCCACAAGCACGAAGCCCGCCGGCTCGAACTGATCCGCGAGGCCGATGGCCGCAACCTCGCCGTCACCGCTGGAGCCGCGAACACCCAACAATGGGTCGCCGGCATGCTCCGGGTTCCTCCGGCCGAGGCGGGGGCGATGGTGAAGCTCGCCAGCCACCTCGACTCGGAGTTGCCGGCCACCACCCAAGCCCTCGCCGACGGTGACATCTCTGTCGGTCATGCCCGCGTCATCTCCCGGGTTGTGACGATGCTGCCGCCGCAGATCTCCACCCCCGAGCTGCGCTCCCGAGTCGAAGCGACGCTGGTTGAGCGATCCGCCACGTTCGATCCAGTCACGGTGCGGCAGCTCGGGAACCGGCTGTTGGAGACTGTCGCCCCGGATCTCGCTGACCAGGTGTTGGAGCAGAAGCTCAAGCTCGACGAGGCTCACGCCGAGCGGGGCCGGTTCTTCCGCATGTCCTACGACGAGACCACCGGCACCTGGCCGGTCAACGGCCGGCTGCCGAAGGTAGTGGGGGAGCGGCTCAAGCTCGTTCTCGACCCGTTGGCCGCTCCACAGCCCGGGCCTGACGGCCGCGACACCCGGCTCCCCGAACAACGCAACGTCGACGCGTTGGATGAGGCGTGCCGCCGACTCTTGGCCGACAAGCTCGTGCCCTCGCATGGTGGGAACCCGACCCAGCTGGTGGTCACCGTCACGAACACGGGTGGACGCACGTTGCACACCGGGATCGAGCTGTCCCGGAAGATCGTCGACCAGCTCATGTGCGAAGCCGACCGCACCTACCTCGTCAAGCCCGAGGACCAGCCCGGCCGAGTCACCCTTCTCACCGACACCGAGCAGCGACTCTTCCAAGGCAAACTCCGCCGGCTCCTCGAGCTACGCGACGGCGGGTGCGCGTTCCCCGGATGTGACCGCCCACCCGGCTGGTGCCACGCCCACCACCTCACCCCCTGGTCGGAGGGCGGCAAGACCAGCCGCGACAACGGGGTGCTGCTCTGCGGCTACCACCACCGACTCATCCACCAAGGTGCATGGACCATCCGACTCGCACGCGATGGGTTACCGGAGTTCTTACCCCCGGACTGGATCGACCCCAGCCGAACCCCACTCCGCAACCACCGGTTCGTACCGGCTGCCTAG
- a CDS encoding ABC transporter substrate-binding protein translates to MRSLWKVAAGVLAAGAMLTGCISGGEPAAEQSTDQPAGEKYAGEVEWWTINLQKNYPTYIQGLIDSYQKQHPDVKIRWVDVPGQDITTKLLAAIAGDKVPDVVNFTSFTTGLFGNSMTDLGELFSKDDLATYAPALLDKLKSTDGKQIAIPWYNGGAGVAIYRKSALEGTGFDPANPPKTWDEALALAQKVHDAKGGYGTNAMAYSYTLQSEGIKLISDDRKKAAFATPEAAAVLEKYKKNLDSGAIAPGVLGKDARSYAQNLSNKLIAFMPKATSTDVVLLQNNSPDVYEDIVVTPAVTGAQGDQLLNGQQVFGIPAKSDNKAAAAEWLKFVTNAENQLGFCKISSIYPSALKTLEDPHFTSTAGKTPIDEARKVLVDTFPQIVDATLGSQNDERMRELLDEEVRTYMRGSKSADEALKAAAAAWDTELAKAS, encoded by the coding sequence ATGCGGTCGCTGTGGAAGGTGGCAGCCGGAGTGCTGGCTGCCGGCGCAATGCTCACCGGCTGCATCTCCGGCGGCGAGCCGGCAGCCGAACAGAGCACGGACCAGCCCGCCGGCGAGAAGTACGCCGGTGAGGTCGAGTGGTGGACGATCAACCTGCAGAAGAACTACCCCACGTACATCCAGGGCTTGATCGACAGCTACCAGAAGCAGCACCCGGACGTGAAGATCCGCTGGGTCGACGTGCCCGGCCAGGACATCACGACCAAGCTGCTCGCCGCGATCGCCGGCGACAAGGTGCCGGACGTCGTGAACTTCACGTCGTTCACCACCGGTCTGTTCGGCAACTCGATGACCGACCTCGGCGAGCTCTTCAGCAAGGACGACCTGGCGACGTACGCGCCAGCCCTGCTGGACAAGCTGAAGAGCACGGACGGCAAGCAGATCGCCATCCCCTGGTACAACGGCGGCGCGGGCGTCGCGATCTACCGGAAGTCGGCGCTGGAGGGTACGGGCTTCGACCCGGCCAACCCGCCGAAGACGTGGGACGAAGCGCTCGCCCTGGCCCAGAAGGTGCACGACGCCAAGGGCGGGTACGGCACGAACGCGATGGCCTACAGCTACACCTTGCAGAGCGAGGGCATCAAGCTGATCTCCGACGACCGCAAGAAGGCCGCGTTCGCCACCCCAGAAGCCGCCGCGGTGCTGGAGAAGTACAAGAAGAACCTCGACTCCGGCGCGATCGCCCCCGGCGTGCTCGGCAAGGACGCGCGGTCGTACGCCCAGAACCTGTCCAACAAGCTGATCGCGTTCATGCCGAAGGCCACCTCCACCGACGTCGTGCTGCTGCAGAACAACTCGCCGGACGTCTACGAGGACATCGTCGTCACGCCAGCCGTCACCGGCGCGCAAGGTGACCAGCTGCTGAACGGCCAACAGGTGTTCGGGATTCCGGCCAAGTCCGACAACAAGGCGGCCGCCGCGGAGTGGCTCAAGTTCGTCACGAACGCGGAGAACCAGCTCGGCTTCTGCAAGATCTCGTCGATCTACCCGTCCGCGCTGAAGACCCTCGAGGACCCGCACTTCACCAGCACAGCAGGGAAAACACCGATCGACGAGGCACGCAAGGTCCTCGTTGACACGTTCCCGCAGATCGTCGACGCCACGCTGGGTTCGCAGAACGACGAACGCATGCGCGAGCTGCTGGACGAAGAGGTAAGGACGTACATGCGCGGCTCGAAGTCCGCCGACGAGGCACTGAAGGCAGCCGCCGCGGCCTGGGACACCGAGCTGGCCAAGGCGAGTTGA
- a CDS encoding Gfo/Idh/MocA family protein, which produces MADKLRVAIVGAGIMGRGNAQALSGERDVVVAAITSHTRANAEALANDHKDAPRVLDSLDDVLASKDIDAVVLTTPDHLHGDMMVRAAEAGKHILVEKPFTTDVAEADRAVAAIRKAGVVAMCLFNHRWVPAYAQAKDLTSQLGEAVVGYARKNDTIYVPTKMLSWADRTTSAWFLSSHDIDLMNWLVDDQVTRVYATARWGVLRERGIDTPDAVQIQAEYSRGATATFESAWVYPETFPTMVDSYVTLACEGGVVQLDRQKENVVLATHDTYAYPRNMLQRVLHGIPAGAYRDAIRHFVDCCLTGSEPLISVESSRHVTAVLAAAHESIQSRQPVDVAPPAAT; this is translated from the coding sequence ATGGCGGACAAGCTCCGCGTCGCGATCGTCGGCGCCGGCATCATGGGGCGCGGCAACGCCCAGGCGCTGTCGGGCGAACGCGACGTGGTCGTCGCCGCGATCACCAGCCACACGAGGGCGAACGCGGAGGCCCTCGCGAACGACCACAAGGACGCGCCGCGCGTCCTCGACAGCCTCGACGATGTCCTTGCCAGCAAGGACATCGACGCGGTCGTGCTCACCACACCCGACCACCTGCACGGCGACATGATGGTGCGGGCGGCCGAGGCCGGAAAGCACATCCTGGTGGAGAAACCGTTCACCACCGACGTCGCCGAGGCCGACCGTGCCGTCGCCGCGATCCGCAAGGCCGGCGTCGTGGCGATGTGTTTGTTCAACCACCGTTGGGTTCCCGCGTACGCGCAGGCCAAGGACCTCACCAGCCAGCTCGGCGAAGCGGTCGTCGGGTACGCGCGCAAGAACGACACGATCTACGTGCCCACGAAGATGCTCAGCTGGGCCGACCGCACGACCAGCGCGTGGTTCCTGTCCAGCCACGACATCGACCTGATGAACTGGCTGGTCGACGACCAGGTGACACGCGTCTACGCCACCGCGCGATGGGGCGTCCTTCGCGAACGAGGGATCGACACCCCCGACGCCGTGCAGATCCAGGCCGAGTACAGCCGCGGCGCGACGGCGACGTTCGAGTCCGCGTGGGTCTACCCGGAGACGTTCCCGACGATGGTCGACTCCTACGTCACGCTCGCCTGCGAAGGTGGCGTCGTGCAGCTCGATCGCCAGAAGGAGAACGTCGTTCTCGCCACCCACGACACGTACGCGTACCCGCGGAACATGCTGCAGCGCGTCCTGCACGGCATCCCTGCAGGGGCCTACCGCGACGCGATCCGGCACTTCGTCGACTGCTGCCTCACCGGCTCCGAGCCGCTGATCAGTGTGGAGAGCTCGCGCCACGTGACCGCCGTCCTCGCCGCGGCGCACGAGTCCATCCAGTCTCGACAGCCGGTGGACGTCGCCCCGCCGGCCGCCACATGA
- a CDS encoding heparinase II/III domain-containing protein — MTTATGPEKARHIDDRITRIGTDELVEAFGRPEGVTDLQSLRQWAAAESRTALWPIGRWADAWLGTDEAANVIAAANRLRDEPTDVTGAQLGRSARYGHHYLGWLHPAIQAWELTGDEAYVHTFETLFLNWAREKDGLAGEWPGLDLVWYSLGTWARAALLLPALDSLRRSPLSDEAWGAIMATLIGGARWAYDEHDAFRHGNWQFVSASHLLHIGAAYPQLMEAAAWRERGRERLIEHLDQDLRDDGGHHERSPGYHSMCLDAVQLALGVDELHLHTGLADHPKVRAMHHWLLELTGNGGWAPHLQDSGIVWSGPSLLRGGLLLDDQELVRAAERWLPEERVLRELAALPTAFAERRPTSWPNPHEARSVLLPASGYAVLKADDLRVVVNCGPYVEHELESHSHHAVLDFVVDHAGEPLLWEAGGPPDYDDPAYQTWYRAARGHNTVMVDCGDPSPDRDAVVESFRETDEVAVLTARHRGYGFVQRRTFVLVRTDPAYLVVRDTAEDDSNRTYELHLHSPTPWRGKGDEWESGVRAWLIGAADDSTHLTTGTARIPNPEQGTAEYGPLHTLGWQRTSGDFTTVLAPTTEGWHVFGTDSALTIAHPQGEDLLTRTQLSHKDADGTVRWLVEVG, encoded by the coding sequence ATGACGACAGCGACCGGGCCGGAGAAGGCCCGGCACATCGACGACCGGATCACCCGCATCGGCACCGACGAGCTCGTCGAGGCGTTCGGGCGGCCGGAAGGCGTCACCGACCTGCAGTCGCTGCGGCAGTGGGCCGCCGCCGAGAGCCGGACCGCGCTGTGGCCGATCGGGCGGTGGGCGGACGCGTGGCTCGGCACCGACGAGGCCGCGAACGTGATCGCCGCCGCGAACCGCCTGCGCGACGAGCCGACCGACGTGACCGGTGCGCAACTCGGCAGGTCCGCGCGGTACGGCCACCACTACCTGGGCTGGCTCCACCCCGCCATTCAGGCTTGGGAGCTGACCGGCGACGAGGCGTACGTCCACACGTTCGAGACATTGTTCCTCAACTGGGCAAGGGAAAAGGATGGCCTCGCCGGCGAGTGGCCCGGCCTCGACCTGGTCTGGTACTCGCTCGGCACCTGGGCCCGCGCCGCCCTCCTGCTCCCCGCGCTCGACAGCCTGCGCCGCTCGCCGCTCTCCGACGAGGCGTGGGGCGCGATCATGGCGACGCTGATCGGCGGCGCGCGATGGGCGTACGACGAGCACGACGCCTTCCGGCACGGCAACTGGCAGTTCGTCTCCGCCTCGCACCTGCTGCACATCGGCGCGGCCTACCCCCAGCTCATGGAGGCGGCGGCCTGGCGAGAACGCGGACGCGAACGGCTGATCGAGCACCTCGACCAGGACCTCCGCGACGACGGCGGCCACCACGAACGCTCCCCCGGCTACCACTCGATGTGTCTGGACGCGGTCCAGCTCGCCCTCGGGGTCGACGAGCTGCATCTCCACACCGGGCTGGCCGACCATCCGAAGGTGCGCGCGATGCACCACTGGCTGCTCGAGCTCACCGGCAACGGTGGCTGGGCGCCGCACCTACAGGACTCCGGCATCGTGTGGAGCGGCCCGTCGCTGCTGCGCGGTGGGCTGCTGCTCGACGACCAGGAGCTGGTCCGCGCGGCCGAACGCTGGCTGCCCGAGGAACGCGTCCTCCGCGAGCTCGCCGCGCTGCCGACAGCGTTCGCCGAACGCCGGCCGACCAGCTGGCCGAATCCCCACGAGGCAAGGTCGGTCCTGCTGCCGGCCAGCGGCTACGCGGTGCTCAAGGCGGACGACCTGCGCGTCGTCGTGAACTGCGGCCCGTACGTCGAGCACGAGCTCGAGTCGCACTCCCACCACGCCGTCCTCGACTTCGTCGTCGACCACGCCGGCGAGCCACTGCTCTGGGAGGCCGGCGGACCGCCGGACTACGACGATCCGGCATACCAGACCTGGTATCGCGCCGCCCGCGGCCACAACACGGTGATGGTCGACTGCGGCGACCCGAGCCCGGACCGCGACGCCGTGGTGGAGTCGTTCCGCGAAACCGACGAGGTCGCGGTCCTCACCGCACGACACCGCGGGTACGGGTTCGTCCAGCGGCGCACGTTCGTGCTGGTCCGGACCGACCCGGCGTACCTCGTCGTCCGCGACACAGCGGAGGACGACAGCAACCGGACGTACGAGCTCCACCTGCACTCCCCCACGCCGTGGCGCGGCAAGGGCGACGAGTGGGAGAGCGGCGTACGGGCCTGGCTGATCGGGGCCGCGGACGACTCCACCCACCTGACGACCGGCACAGCGCGCATCCCCAATCCAGAGCAGGGCACCGCGGAGTACGGGCCCCTGCACACGCTCGGCTGGCAACGTACGAGCGGCGACTTCACCACCGTCCTCGCCCCGACCACCGAGGGCTGGCACGTCTTCGGCACCGACAGCGCCCTCACGATCGCGCACCCCCAAGGCGAGGACCTCCTCACCCGTACGCAGCTCTCGCACAAGGACGCGGACGGCACCGTGCGCTGGCTGGTGGAGGTCGGATGA
- a CDS encoding amidohydrolase family protein, producing the protein MTALIDACAWVGAHPRAYVDDHTAAGLAATMRRLDIAAAMVGATAAVWHDPVGGNDEALAAATHHGLFPCFTLVGSTPEESDPPALVAEAVAAGVVGFRMAPSTHGFDPTDAALDPTYDALVSTGRPLTIDADIGPANLDALAARWPRLTLIVSSIGYRALRTIAPLFARRPNLHADTVNFATHEGFEWFARQYGAERLLFATGAPFRDPAEAVGRLMWSGLTDADRELVGHANAERLFPGVVAHVG; encoded by the coding sequence ATGACCGCGCTCATCGACGCCTGCGCGTGGGTCGGCGCCCATCCCCGCGCGTACGTCGACGACCACACCGCCGCCGGCCTCGCCGCGACCATGCGCCGGCTCGACATCGCCGCGGCGATGGTCGGCGCCACCGCCGCCGTCTGGCACGACCCCGTCGGCGGCAACGACGAGGCGCTCGCCGCCGCGACCCACCACGGACTGTTCCCCTGCTTCACCCTGGTCGGCTCCACCCCCGAGGAGTCCGACCCGCCGGCGCTGGTCGCGGAAGCGGTCGCGGCCGGCGTCGTCGGCTTCCGGATGGCGCCGTCGACGCACGGGTTCGACCCGACCGACGCCGCGCTCGATCCGACGTACGACGCGCTGGTGAGCACCGGGCGCCCCCTCACGATCGACGCCGACATCGGTCCGGCGAACCTCGACGCGCTCGCCGCGAGGTGGCCGAGGCTGACGCTGATCGTCTCGTCGATCGGCTACCGCGCGCTGCGGACGATCGCGCCGCTGTTCGCCCGCAGGCCCAACCTGCATGCGGACACGGTCAACTTCGCCACCCACGAGGGCTTCGAGTGGTTCGCCCGGCAGTACGGCGCTGAACGGCTGTTGTTCGCGACCGGCGCACCGTTCCGCGACCCGGCCGAGGCCGTCGGGCGGCTGATGTGGTCCGGGCTCACCGACGCCGACCGCGAGCTCGTCGGCCACGCGAACGCCGAGCGCCTGTTCCCCGGAGTGGTCGCCCATGTCGGCTGA
- a CDS encoding amidohydrolase family protein produces MSAELLRAMRAGRPLSGVDVVDAHAHLGTYSLFFVPDSDAAAMVGVMDRTGVRLTVLSSNRAIQHDAPAGNDETLRAIDRFPDRLAGYGVVNPWQHPERELERIAEDQRFLGFKVHPDLHEYPLTGDLYEPLWERAAAERIPVLTHTWHGSRFDDPAMVGEVLARHPGIPFLLGHSGVSPAGMAASIKVAQRHPTAYLEICGSGMTGSLLRWLVDRVGADRVLFGSDFPFIDQRCSLGRVVGAGFDSGSAAAILGGNARLLFGPRSPERFGTVQYAEGIA; encoded by the coding sequence ATGTCGGCTGAGCTTCTGCGGGCGATGCGCGCCGGCCGCCCGCTGTCCGGCGTCGACGTGGTGGACGCGCACGCCCACCTCGGCACGTACAGCCTGTTCTTCGTCCCCGACTCCGACGCCGCCGCGATGGTCGGCGTCATGGACCGGACCGGCGTACGGCTCACGGTGCTCTCGTCCAACCGCGCCATCCAGCACGACGCCCCAGCAGGCAACGACGAGACGCTGCGCGCGATCGACCGCTTCCCCGACCGCCTCGCCGGGTACGGCGTCGTCAACCCGTGGCAGCACCCCGAACGCGAGCTGGAACGCATCGCCGAGGACCAGAGGTTCCTCGGCTTCAAGGTGCACCCGGACCTGCACGAGTACCCGCTCACCGGCGACCTCTACGAGCCGCTGTGGGAACGCGCCGCCGCCGAACGCATCCCCGTCCTCACCCACACCTGGCACGGCTCGCGGTTCGACGACCCGGCGATGGTCGGCGAGGTGCTCGCGCGGCACCCCGGCATCCCGTTCCTGCTCGGCCACAGCGGCGTCAGCCCGGCCGGCATGGCCGCCTCCATCAAGGTCGCGCAGCGGCACCCCACCGCGTACCTCGAGATCTGCGGCTCGGGTATGACCGGGTCCCTTTTGCGCTGGTTGGTCGACCGGGTCGGCGCCGACCGGGTGCTGTTCGGCTCGGACTTCCCGTTCATCGACCAACGGTGTTCGCTTGGGCGAGTCGTCGGCGCGGGCTTCGACTCGGGCTCCGCAGCCGCCATCCTTGGCGGAAACGCCAGGTTGTTGTTCGGCCCACGGTCGCCGGAACGGTTCGGCACCGTGCAGTACGCGGAAGGCATCGCATGA
- a CDS encoding aspartate aminotransferase family protein: MVTRTRADEMYARARLTIAGGVSSDARRAAGTPLFVDHARGAELWDVDGNRIVDYVLGQGPNLLGHAAPVVAEAVSAQVTRGVAYAAQHALEHVVAERLCAMVPGAELVRFNTVGSEAVHAALRLARGYTGRRKVVKFEGHYHGWFDTVLYSVHPPLDAAGAAARPATVPGSAGLTPGAGDELVVLPFNDLEAVRTYVTAHADEVAAVICEPLLCNSGVISPLPGFLAGLREVCTETGALLIFDEIITGFRLAAGGAQEFFGVTPDLAAFGKAMAGGMQVSALAGRAEFMAAIADGRVAHAGTFNSQPVAMAAAAAVLEVLDEKRDQIYPPLHATGRSLMDGIRAAAEKHGVPVLVTGPGALFQVYVTESPEVNDYRAFASTDRAAMQRLHELLLDRGIYTVPRGLWFLSTEHTAAHVEETLTAVDSAFAELSR; the protein is encoded by the coding sequence ATGGTGACTCGTACGCGCGCCGACGAGATGTACGCCCGAGCCCGGCTGACGATCGCCGGCGGGGTGTCGAGCGACGCCCGGCGAGCGGCCGGAACGCCGTTGTTCGTCGACCACGCCCGCGGCGCGGAGCTGTGGGACGTCGACGGCAACCGGATCGTCGACTACGTGCTCGGCCAGGGCCCGAACCTGCTCGGGCACGCCGCCCCGGTGGTCGCCGAGGCGGTTTCCGCTCAGGTGACGCGTGGGGTGGCGTACGCGGCCCAGCACGCTCTGGAGCACGTCGTGGCCGAGCGGTTGTGCGCGATGGTGCCCGGCGCGGAGCTGGTGCGCTTCAACACGGTCGGGTCGGAGGCCGTGCACGCCGCGCTGCGGTTGGCCCGCGGCTACACCGGCCGGCGCAAGGTGGTGAAGTTCGAGGGGCACTACCACGGTTGGTTCGACACCGTCCTGTACAGCGTGCATCCCCCGCTGGACGCCGCCGGCGCGGCGGCGCGGCCGGCGACGGTGCCGGGGTCGGCGGGACTGACGCCGGGTGCGGGCGACGAGCTGGTCGTGCTGCCGTTCAACGACCTCGAGGCCGTGCGTACGTACGTCACCGCGCACGCCGACGAGGTCGCCGCGGTGATCTGCGAGCCGCTGCTGTGCAACTCCGGCGTGATCTCGCCGTTGCCGGGCTTCCTTGCTGGGTTGAGAGAAGTGTGTACGGAGACGGGTGCGCTGCTGATCTTCGACGAGATCATCACCGGCTTCCGGCTCGCTGCCGGCGGGGCGCAGGAGTTCTTCGGTGTCACGCCCGACCTGGCGGCGTTCGGCAAGGCGATGGCTGGCGGGATGCAGGTGTCCGCGCTCGCCGGCCGCGCCGAGTTCATGGCGGCGATCGCGGACGGGCGGGTCGCGCACGCGGGCACGTTCAACTCCCAGCCCGTCGCGATGGCGGCAGCCGCCGCGGTGCTCGAGGTCCTGGACGAGAAGCGCGACCAGATCTACCCGCCGCTGCACGCGACCGGCCGCTCGCTGATGGACGGCATCCGCGCGGCGGCCGAGAAGCACGGCGTCCCGGTGCTGGTCACGGGTCCGGGAGCGCTGTTCCAGGTGTACGTGACGGAGAGCCCCGAGGTGAACGACTACCGCGCCTTCGCCTCGACCGACCGCGCGGCGATGCAGCGGCTGCACGAGCTGCTGCTGGACCGCGGCATCTACACCGTTCCGCGTGGCCTGTGGTTCCTGTCCACCGAGCACACCGCCGCGCACGTCGAGGAGACGCTCACGGCGGTGGACTCGGCGTTCGCGGAGCTCAGTCGCTGA